The Novipirellula caenicola DNA segment ACTCCGATTGCATACGATGCTAACTGCCCCAAGGAATTCTTGTTTTTGACCGATATCCCCGATGCGCCCGTGGTTCTTGTGCACTTCACTTGGCACACGGAATCGAAACCACAATTTCCATTTATCAAACGATATTCGAGCGTTCAAAACTTCATCCGGCTAGAACGGCGTTATCGTAGAAAATGGTGGCAATTCTGGGTCTGGTGACGGCCAACATGGTTTTTACGCTAGGCCTTCGGCACACCTTGCCTGTTTGGCGACGTTGCCTCGCCTTGGTACAATTTCTGTAGTTCAGGCATCGCTCGCTTCGTTCAGGGCGGTGTCGTAAAAACCTTACGTTAGGCGACCTACCGTTTTGGCAATTCGACTGCAAACGATTGCTGGATTCCACGACGTTGAATCGGTTGATCACCTGCGCGACGCGGTCGAATCTATAGCCGAGGCAACCAACTGGCTTTTCATCGACGACGAAATGATTGGTGCCTTCTTCCACAACGGCGAGCACGCCTGTGTTTACCGCGACTCAGATGGTGCATGGTCGCACAACCCCGAAAACTCCGAGGACGAATTCGCGCCATTCGTTCTCGAAAATGGCCAGCTTGACGATTTTCCGCTCTCGCACTGTATCGAGTACGACGCTGCTATGGATGCGTTTATCGAATTGGCGCGGACGGGGGAACTCTCAGGCAAAATCAAATGGTATTGACCGGTCGCCTAACAATGTGTGGCCGCTGAGTTGCGGCATCCATGCCGCAAACGCCTTCCTTCTTCATTCCACGCGGGCTCTCGTTGTATAATCATTCGGTTGGCCAACGTTTTTCGCTTCGGTCCGGGGCGGCGTCGGCCACACAACCCGTTGGGCGACTCAAGTTTGCACGTAGAACAACGCAATTGCTATTGCCGCCCCGATCGGAAACCGACTCGCCGCGTTCCAGCTGGTTTCTGTAGCACTTGCCTGATCTGCGGTTCTCCCGGTCATTCGTGCCATCACCCCGACCACCTCCCTTACACTGGTGGATGGTGTGACGAACACTACGAATACCTTTGCAATTCGTTTGACGCTGCATTTGATCGTGACGCCGAATACGGCCTTCGCGCTGACCGCATCGCCTGCTTTCGCATTCCTCCGAGGCGTGCAAAACGGTTTTTTATTCTGCCCTATCAAACTGACGCTTACCTGCTTGAATTCCGCTCCGATTGGCTTGCCCGGTACGTGACCATTGGTAAATCGCACCCCAACGGCCGTGCAACTCCACGTTGGGATCATCCGATCTCCATGTGGCTGCACCCGCTCGAATTCATGCGTCAAGATACGTGGGAATCCCTTTCGCAGGCAGATTTTGACTTAGCGTGGGGCAACGCGACTTCGTAGCGCAGACTCACCCAACATGGTTTTTACGCTAGGCCTGCGGCACACCTTGGCTCTTTGGCAACGGGCCTTGGCCTTGGTACAATTCTCGTAATTCGGGCATCGTCCGCTTCGTTCAGGGCGGTGTCGTAAAAACCTTCCGTTGGGCGAACTCGGCTTACCCGTGGCAGACAAGACTGACCAAGACGTCCTTCTGCGTGACTACGATCTCAAATTGGTCAGCAAGGGACCTACCGATCGCGGCTGGATCGGACAGTATTACAAATGCCCGCTTTGTGGATACTTCGTTGATCGCTCCAAGTACGACGAATGTGATTGCGGCAACATCTCAATTGACATTGACTACTGCCGCATCTGCGTTGAGAAGTGCCCCGAAAGCGAAGTGGAAGTTTTCAATGCAGTCAAAAGGTCGCGTTGAATCCTACGTTGGCCGCCCAACAATGTGTGGCCGCTGAGTTGCGGCTTCCATGCCGCAAACGCCTTCCTTCTTCAATCCACGCGGGCACTCGTTGTATAATCGTCTGCTTGGCCGATGTAGTTCGCTTCGTTCAGGGGCGGCGTCGACCATGCGTTCCGTTGTCCGCCCGTCGTCGAGTTGCCACCGTTTGAATCGCCGTCTCATCACCGCTCTCGCTTTGGTCGCCGTTCTCGGAACAGCTGCGTATTTCATGCTGTCACCCGCACCACCGGCTGTCAACGTTACAACACATGCCATCGTCGTAGACAACATTGAACGTTCTTACCGCATCGCATTGCCACATGAACTTCCTGAGACCGCACCCGTCATTTTCGCGTTTCACGGCATTGGCGATTCTCCCGATTCGATGGCAACGTACTCTCAACTGGATCGCTTGGCGTCCGATCATGGCTGCCTCTTGGTCTATCCAGCAGGACTCAACGCGATGTGGACCGCGATTGACGTCGATCCTGACACGCTTGATGATAACCGTGACGTTCGGTTTTTCGATACCATCCTCGAGAACGTCGCTGCGCAACATGCGATTGACCGCAAACGCATCTACCTGACGGGAATGTCCAACGGTGCGTCGTTCGCCCAACTTCTCGCCAACGCTCGATCGGCTGATGTTGCAGCGGTTGTCGCATGTTCCGGCCCAAGGCCTCGTGCTCTCAACGATGCTAAACATACGTTTCCGATTCTGTTGATCGTAGGAAGCGACGATTTCGCGTCTGGTTCAATGCAATCCAACCTCGACTACTATCGGACCGCTGGACATGATGCCGAGTTGATTATCGTGCGCGGGCTTGGTCACGAATGGTCAACTCAACACAACGCAGAAGCTTGGGCTTTCATGGCCGATCACCAACTTTCCCAGTAACGCCCCGGGGCGGACAACATGGTTTTTACGCTAGGCCCTCGGCACACCTTCGTTGGTTGGTCACGCGGGCTGGCGTTGGTACAATCTGTCGTAATTCAGACTCGCTCGCTACGTTTAGGGGGGGCGTAGAAATCTTCCGTTGTCCGCCGCAGATCACTCATGGCTTTACCAGAGCACTTGATTCCTGTCGTCAAACGCATTGAGGCGTTGGCCGTTTCTCCTCCGCCTTCACCGTGGCGTCTCACAGTGCAATTCGGGATTGGTGGGCTAACCGACGTCGGTTTCGGCCCCGACACCGATTTGCTACTCGTCGTCTCCTCGCGAGGCCGCGGCCTCTTTGACTGCACCACTGGTGAACGCGTCGCACGTGATGGTGACGTTGAAACGGACTTCCATGATGCATCGCGTCTGCTCGCCGATGGAATTGGCACGCTAGATGGCATCTCGGTGCCGATGGCAGGCCTCAATGGCGGTGGTCTATCCGGCGGCACTTCGGACGGATGGACTGTCGATGATTTCACACTCGAATGGCCACACCACACTTTGCTTCTCAACGGCCCGTTTTCATGGCCGTACGATATCAATGGCCAACTTTGGAAACTTGGCGCCGAATCGGAGTTGCGAGCTTTTGGCTTTTCGACCACCGGACGTTCGTTGGTCATCGCCACAAGCAGCGATGTGATCGCATGGTGACGTCCCGGCGCGTAGCGGCGGACAACTTCTTAGAGCTTGGGAGCAGCGAGGGACGAGCCTGATCCCCAACCCAGGTTCAGCGCGAGCCGGTTCGTGGCGGGAGGCGGCTGGATCGTTAAAGCGACGTCGTTTGTCACTACCGAACGCTAGTGGGGAGTGCAACTCGATGCATCGCAGTGCCCGGGATGAAGTGCTGCATCCAGAGGAATACAGGAAAATGGGTGACAGAAAAATGATCATGCTGCATTTCGGGGCTGACTATTTTCCTGTCCTTCATCTTCCTGTAAATCCACCTTTGCTTGATTGATCGTTGATGCGATGTATCCCGAAGCCAACTCCGACATACTGAACTGTTTAGCCCCCCACAGTACCTTGCCAGCAACATTGGAATAGAATCGGGGCAATCAGAAGCGAGTTTTCAGCGTGGAGCCTCGCGTCCCTTGGGCGGGACCCCCAGTCGCATATCCTACGTGGTTCGCCGCAGGTCAAACATGAATCCGACCGAATCACTCGACGCTCTCGAAGCCGATAACGGGGACGCACTGTATCGGTGTCGCCACGATGCAGAACACCGTCACTCGGTCCTGGCCTTGCTCAAGGAATTGTTGACTAATCCTGACGTGAAGGTACTGCATCGCGGCATGAACGCTGCGGGACGGATTCGCGGCGCGTTCGACGAAACAGACGCATTGGCTGAACTTGTCCCGTTGGTCGCGAAACATGTCTCATCGGACGATGAATTGATCCGGCGAGTTGCGATTGGGGCACTTCATTGCATCGGCTCACATGACACCGAATGCTCCGTTCTTGCTTTGATACGTGCCTGCGACGATGAAACACTGCTTGATGCTGCATTGCTGGCCCTCGTTGATCTCGCAAATGGGTCAACGACTGCCATCCGATGCTTCCATCGTTTCGCATCGCATTCCAAGGGAAAAATCAGACGTATCGCCATTCGCGGTCTCGGTACGTCAAACGCGACGGACGACGCGACCATCGCCGTCATCACGGCGGCCACAAATGATCGCAACCAATCGGTTCGTGAGATGGCGCGTAAGGTACTCGCCAAAATTGAAGCCCAAGCGTAGTCGAGTCGACGCCCAAGCCCATGTTTTAGGTGAGTCGCTACGGGGCGAGATGCGGCGGGATCGCTAGAACCACTTTGGTTGATGTCTTCGAACTCGAGACGCGGGTTGCAACCCAATGCTTCAGACGCATTCAATTGAGGCGTTACTCATGATACTGATTTGTCACGCAGTCAGAGGAATACAGGAAAATGGTTGACAGGAAAATGATCATGCCGCATTTCGGGATGAGCATTTTTCAGTCTTGTTGAACCTTGGGTGTCTTCACCTTTGTTTGGCGGATGGATGAAGTTACGCGTCGCGAAGCGGATTCCAAGTCCGAACTTTTCAGCAATCGGCTTGCAGCTGATCCGATCGCCCTCCGGCGAGGTGTGACCCAGTGGGCCACAAACTGCCATCAATTTGATCTGCTGATAGTCCATGGGCGCCGCCTTCCCACGATTCCTACTGAAAAGTTACTCCTTCAAAAATCTTCGGACTACAATTCCCATCGTTCCATAAGACTTGCTTGGACGATTTTAGGGGGAGCTTCCTACATTGACACTCGCATGCAACTTGCAACTTTCCGGGCATCTGAATACAGCGGGCGAGCCCATCCCCCCAACGATAAAACCAAAGCTTGAAACGCTGCAGGTTTTAAGAGCGGTTGCAGCCTTGTGCGTGGTTGTTTTCCATGCCAACGACATTGCTTACATTCTGAAGTTGACAGAAACGCCGCACTTCATCTTGATGCACCTGGGCGACTTGGGAGTCAACCTCTTCTTTGTGCTGAGTGGTTTCATCATCTTTTATATTCACGCCAAAGACTTGGGACTACCCGAACAGGCACGTCGCTACACGTGGAGACGCTTTTCGCGAGTATGGCCGCTTTATGCATTGATCACGTTGGCTAACTGCGGCGTGCTGTTCGTGATTGGAAGCAACCAAGTCAGTGGCGCCGAGATCGTTTCGAGTTTGTTGTTTTTGCAAGTGAAACCGATCGTCAATGTCGGCTGGACGCTCGTCCACGAAGCATTCTTTTACGTCCTGTTTGGCATCGCGATCGTGGGCGGACGAAAATTCGGCATGTGGTTGGTCACTTGTTTTGCATTGATTGCGATCTACACACAGTGGACAACGGGGCCAAGCGAGTCGATCTACGGTTGGATTTTCGCGACTCAGAAATGGTACTTCATTAGTGGCCTTGGCTTGGCATGTTTGTTGACCGACCCAACGGAGCAGCAGGCCGGCACTGCTGCACAAAAGTTTGCTGGAAGCCTGTTTGGCCTGCTGATTGCTACGGCGGTCGTCGTCGGCATCCTCGGAGACGCAGTGGATGAACTCAGCTTTCATTTAACCATGTCGCTTGGATTAGCCGCGATGGTGGGCCTTTGCATCTGGTCCGAAAGAACGATGAATCTACGAGTGCCACGGTTGCTTGTTTATCTCGGCGACGCGTCGTATTCGATCTACTTGGTCCATTCATCGGCAATCTTTCATCTTGTCAAACTTACCAAACGGTACATGCCCAGTCTTTGTACAAACCATCTGACCATGACACTCTGCTGCATCAGCTTCATTGCGGTTCTTGGTGGCATCAGCTGCTATGAACTCGTCGAAAAACGATTGATCCGATGGATCCGCTGATGCCCTGAAGCACAGGTCATCACCTGCATTGCGTTTACCGGCGTCATTGGCCTGTGTTGATTTAGTCAGTCGCTGTCGCGGAAGCGGACGGGTTCCACGCATGACTCGCTGCCTGATAGCCCACGATTGCAGCATTTTGCATTTCGTTTGCGGCAACAAGCCCCAAGCGTCATTGCGTCCGAAAGCCCCAAATTCTTAACACGTCTGGTTACACCGCATTTTGCTTGCTGGCTCGGCTAAAATGGTCGAGAATGTTCCGAGCGGGGGTAAAAGCGTGAAATATTTAAATGGTCTGATAGCGGTCGCTGCGAATTTGGTCTTCCTGACCAGCGTGTTTGCGGAAACATCGCCCAACGATCCTGCCTCCAACACGCGTTCGCGATGGGCTGTGATTGCATCGGGCGAGGTGCTCAAGAGTGGTTTGGCCGATTTTCTGAACGTTGATCTATCCAAAAATGAATCGATTGTTTTGGTCGATCGCGAACGACTCCGCGATGCGACTCGGGAACTGCAGTTCGCCAAGATCCTGCAAGCCGATCATCCCCAACTCCGCTTGCAGTTGGGAAAAACGTTAAACGCAGACCGATTGTTGTTGCTCTCGATGCTGCAGGAACAAGGCAAACCAATGCTGCGAGTCGTCGTTTGTGATGCCAATTTGGGCGTGCGATTGGCTCATCAAACGTTTGCTTTCTCGGAGAACCTTTCGCAATTGACCGAGCGCTTGGCGGCAAGTGTTGACGAGATCGACCAGCGGTTCATGGGCGGAATCCACACGATCGTCGCGGTGCCTGCGTTTCTGTCCGAAGACTTCAGCCAACGATTTGCCTATCTGCAATCTCGTTTCAGCAACCTGCTAAGCGATTCGCTGGCAACCTACCCAGGCGTCGCCGTTGTCGAGATCGAAGAAGCCAACGCGATTTTGCAGGAGCAACAAGTGACACTTTCCGGCGGACTGCGGCGACCGATCGCGATGATCGTCAAAGGCAGCTACACCATCCAGCAGACGAAGCCGGACCGCCCACGCAAAGTCATCTTGCATCTTGAATTGACGAAAGACGCAGCCGATTTGGAGATGATCGACAAGACGATCGAACTCCAACGCGTCGATGACTGGTTAGTCAAGACGTTTGCAAAACAGTTAGCCACGAGGGGACGTAAAAACGACTCTGAATTGACCCCAGATTTACAGAAAGCGATTTTGGTGCGGCATGCAGAGCGGTTCGCAGAACTTGGTGACTGGGACCGATCGAGCTCGCTTCGCGAAGCGGCGCTTGTACTGGATCCCCAAGACGCTCTGCAGCGTGGACTTGTGATCGGTGAACTGCAATATCAATTCACTCGTGATATCGATCAACAATGGTTCAAGAAACAGTCGGCTGCAGAACATCGCCAAGCGATTCTGCAGCGTGCTGCCGACGACTACGTTCGAGCACTCGATCACCTCGAGTTCTTGATCCAGAATCGACGGATCAGTCGTGTCGATGCGATTGGGTTGTTTCAATCACAGCTGTGGTACAAACAGGGCGCCGTGGGGCCGATCCCCGACGACGTCTCGCGACACAGTGCACTGCAACCCGCTTGTCTTGCGCAGCGTCGATTCATCCGTGAAGTCTACGCAGCCGTCAATGAACTCGAACCAGGCCGCGTGCTTCCGCCCCACCTAAGCGACCCGTTTTATGGCTGGCAATATCCGCTGGTACTGCACACCTGTAACGACGTCATTTTCAATCATTACACCCCGGATTCACTCGAATCGCTGTGGGACACGATCAGCCATGTCCTGCCAGACGATGCCAAGGTTTCCTCGTTGGTCATGGGGGTGATGAGTCGCGACTTTGCGTCGGAAACGCGAGCGGACCATGCCGAGTTCCTGGACCGCCGGCAATCGCTGCAAACATCGATCCGCGAAGCCACCGATCCACAGACGAAAGCATCGACGAACAACGAGTTTCACCGTGTCTCGCCCAACGATTTCCATCATCATGTGGATCAAGCGAAACGCGAATGGGCGACGTTCTTAGCACGGCTGACCGAGTCGGATCGTGCCGTGGTCCGGCTGTATGGGCACTACGGACGTTTGAAGATTCTCGGGAAGCAAAACCCCTTGCCCATCATCGATGCACTGGAATCGCAGCTCGCTGAGATCAAGTCACTTGGCCGCATTCACGATCGCGAGCTGAAACCGCTGGAAACCAACCTTGCGATGACGCGAAGGCGGTATCAAGCCGTTGCTGTTCCAACATCCGCGTGGAAAGGCGTCGAGCCATCACTGGGACAGATGCGTTTCGATCCTGTTACACTAACGGTGCAAGGTGAACCAAGTTCGAATCCGCCGCCGCAAATTAAAGGCATGCTACAGTGCGGCGAACACTGTGATGCGTTCTGGACGCAGGACCAATTCTTTGTGATGCACGAACCAGGAGTGCTGCAAGAAATCAAGCTAACGGACGCGACATGGAAACATCCGTTATTTAGCGAGGTCAGCTGGGACGGTGAGTGCATCTGGTTGTTTGCTCATGGCCAGGGAATTGTGGCATTCAAACCCGATGGTAAGCGATTGGCCACCTTCAATGCTCGCGATCATTTGCCGGGCTATGACCGCGGCGTCTGTTTACTTGGGTTGTCGCCACGCCGCGCGTTGGCGGTGGGCAGTTTCGGAGAAAACAGTCGGGCGTGGTGTGGCGTGCTGGAGATCGACGCACAGGGGAAGCCATCGGTCGACATCTTTTTTGAAGCCAAATTGGCGGCGGAAGGTCGACCGGCAGCCGAATCGGCCGCTGATCCGCTAACCGCGTTTCGACCGAATTGGATTCATCGTTTTGATTCTGTCGGCGGAAATAACACTGTGTTTGTTGGGCGTAGCGGATTGAAGGGTGCCCTGGAAATTGATTTGCAAACGCGTCAAGTTTCGGTTTCAAACTTCTTGAATACATCCTCCTTCGGCCGCCAAGCCTTCTTCAGTCACAATGGCAATCTGATTGCCTCGCTCGGTGGCAACAGCTTGATGCACTACACTGTCGCCGACGACAATACGGCGGTTCGTCGACAAAAACTGTCGACCATTGATCC contains these protein-coding regions:
- a CDS encoding alpha/beta hydrolase family esterase — translated: MLSPAPPAVNVTTHAIVVDNIERSYRIALPHELPETAPVIFAFHGIGDSPDSMATYSQLDRLASDHGCLLVYPAGLNAMWTAIDVDPDTLDDNRDVRFFDTILENVAAQHAIDRKRIYLTGMSNGASFAQLLANARSADVAAVVACSGPRPRALNDAKHTFPILLIVGSDDFASGSMQSNLDYYRTAGHDAELIIVRGLGHEWSTQHNAEAWAFMADHQLSQ
- a CDS encoding acyltransferase, whose product is MQLSGHLNTAGEPIPPTIKPKLETLQVLRAVAALCVVVFHANDIAYILKLTETPHFILMHLGDLGVNLFFVLSGFIIFYIHAKDLGLPEQARRYTWRRFSRVWPLYALITLANCGVLFVIGSNQVSGAEIVSSLLFLQVKPIVNVGWTLVHEAFFYVLFGIAIVGGRKFGMWLVTCFALIAIYTQWTTGPSESIYGWIFATQKWYFISGLGLACLLTDPTEQQAGTAAQKFAGSLFGLLIATAVVVGILGDAVDELSFHLTMSLGLAAMVGLCIWSERTMNLRVPRLLVYLGDASYSIYLVHSSAIFHLVKLTKRYMPSLCTNHLTMTLCCISFIAVLGGISCYELVEKRLIRWIR